One genomic window of Polyangium aurulentum includes the following:
- a CDS encoding prolipoprotein diacylglyceryl transferase gives MAEPLIPYITLPEIPLGFLLDVPLLGRLFDPAHPPSIKPFGTLVALGVYIGSVITMNRAKERGLDTKKMNEFIFYVVGIGFIGGHVLDAIFYHPQRVARDPLYLLQLWDGLSSYGGFIGAIMGLFIYKYVKRERVMKYAEVVIATFPIAWVFGRAGCSVVHDHPGRLSDAWFAVRYPMGDGWVGRYDLGLIECVLTIPLAIAFVILWRRPRPVGFFTGLICIAYAPVRFVLDFLREEERGGGMLGGDPRYGGLTPAQWACFGLLAIGIYFMRMASKGRFDEEPAKKLGKGKRSKKKKAATEQPAEEAPPAAEGQES, from the coding sequence GTGGCAGAGCCGCTGATCCCCTACATCACGCTGCCCGAGATCCCGCTCGGCTTCTTGCTCGACGTCCCGCTGCTCGGCAGGCTCTTCGATCCTGCGCACCCGCCGTCGATCAAGCCCTTCGGCACGCTCGTCGCGCTCGGCGTGTACATCGGCTCGGTGATCACGATGAACCGCGCGAAGGAGCGCGGGCTCGATACGAAGAAGATGAACGAGTTCATCTTCTACGTGGTCGGCATCGGGTTCATCGGCGGCCACGTGCTCGACGCGATCTTCTACCACCCGCAGCGCGTCGCCCGCGATCCGCTCTACCTGCTGCAGCTCTGGGACGGCCTGTCGAGCTACGGCGGGTTCATCGGCGCGATCATGGGCCTCTTCATCTACAAGTACGTCAAGCGCGAGCGGGTGATGAAGTACGCGGAGGTCGTCATCGCGACCTTCCCCATCGCGTGGGTCTTCGGCCGCGCGGGTTGCTCGGTCGTGCACGATCATCCGGGCCGCCTCTCCGATGCGTGGTTCGCGGTTCGCTACCCGATGGGCGACGGCTGGGTCGGTCGCTACGATCTCGGCCTCATCGAGTGCGTCTTGACGATCCCGCTCGCCATCGCGTTCGTGATCCTCTGGCGCCGCCCGCGGCCCGTCGGGTTCTTCACGGGGCTCATCTGCATCGCGTACGCGCCGGTGCGCTTCGTGCTCGATTTTCTGCGCGAGGAGGAACGCGGCGGCGGCATGCTCGGGGGCGACCCGCGCTACGGCGGCCTGACGCCGGCGCAGTGGGCGTGCTTCGGGCTGCTCGCGATCGGCATCTACTTCATGCGCATGGCATCGAAGGGCCGCTTCGACGAGGAGCCTGCGAAGAAGCTCGGCAAGGGCAAGAGGTCGAAGAAGAAGAAGGCCGCGACGGAGCAGCCTGCCGAGGAGGCGCCGCCCGCTGCCGAGGGGCAGGAGAGCTAG
- a CDS encoding acyl-ACP desaturase: MAEHFNIERLMDSSGRVDLTDINWADVPKYPLTPEAIRALRYFLLTENSTFFYVKALMSTDAVYEEPELAPFLCVWMYEEEFHGRAFRKFLEAYGEPPVQTYRRDMFLSRGAGEKIDEIGQNILGKIFPAHWPAVHMVWGAIQEFTTYMGYQALIDRIDHPILTTICQRIMKQELRHYAFYKEHAKRRLQDPTTQKVNAAAVKLGWTPVGDGMCPKEEVVHAVRFLFDGLDGAAIPRIEQKVRELPGLEWFDMFTKFAERYDIRRAPDSWFPKNMRKNVESSHKTGSASMVDAL; this comes from the coding sequence ATGGCGGAACACTTTAACATCGAGCGTTTGATGGATTCTTCCGGCAGGGTTGACCTGACGGACATCAACTGGGCGGACGTTCCGAAGTACCCGTTGACGCCAGAGGCGATCCGGGCACTGCGCTACTTCCTGCTCACGGAAAACTCGACGTTCTTCTACGTCAAAGCGCTGATGAGCACGGACGCCGTCTACGAGGAGCCGGAGTTGGCGCCCTTCCTCTGCGTCTGGATGTACGAAGAGGAGTTCCACGGGCGCGCCTTCCGCAAGTTCCTGGAGGCCTACGGCGAGCCGCCCGTGCAGACGTACCGCCGCGACATGTTCCTCTCGCGCGGCGCGGGCGAGAAAATCGACGAGATCGGCCAGAACATCCTCGGCAAGATCTTCCCGGCTCACTGGCCCGCCGTGCACATGGTCTGGGGCGCGATCCAGGAGTTCACGACGTACATGGGCTACCAGGCGCTCATCGACCGGATCGATCACCCGATCCTCACGACGATCTGCCAGCGGATCATGAAGCAGGAGCTGCGGCACTACGCGTTCTACAAGGAGCACGCGAAGCGCAGGCTGCAGGATCCGACCACGCAGAAGGTCAACGCGGCCGCCGTGAAGCTCGGCTGGACCCCCGTCGGCGATGGTATGTGCCCCAAGGAAGAGGTCGTGCACGCGGTCCGCTTCCTCTTCGATGGGCTCGACGGCGCGGCCATCCCGCGCATCGAGCAGAAGGTGCGCGAGCTGCCGGGCCTCGAGTGGTTCGACATGTTCACGAAGTTCGCCGAGCGCTACGACATCCGGCGCGCGCCCGACTCGTGGTTCCCCAAGAACATGCGCAAGAACGTCGAGAGCTCCCACAAGACCGGGAGCGCTTCGATGGTCGACGCGCTCTGA
- a CDS encoding RNA recognition motif domain-containing protein yields MAEDSRKLFVAGLPDSITEDVLRGLFEATGGNVVEVSLPKDRATGRPRGFGFVTLATSEEASAARESLDGSFQGGKSISVRPFQAEPPRREGGMGGGPGMGPGGGGGGRMGGGGPGGGGFGGAGGPAAAAPDRTLYVGNLPYDASIEEVEGLISASGAGPVVRVHLPMDADGRKRGFGFVTMASADAARLAIDALRGADVRGRRLVVNLAHPKGERPAGREERPGGPGGYAGGGGGGYVGGGGGGGGGYAPAPPPPPQRKTFDDRRRRGGGGPPNDDGPPGGGGGGGRRNNNKNWDVRGRDDDWDEE; encoded by the coding sequence ATGGCTGAAGATTCTCGTAAGTTGTTCGTTGCAGGGTTGCCGGACTCAATCACCGAGGACGTGCTTCGTGGGCTTTTCGAGGCCACCGGAGGCAACGTCGTCGAGGTGAGCCTCCCCAAGGATCGCGCGACGGGGCGTCCGCGCGGTTTCGGGTTCGTGACGCTCGCGACCAGCGAGGAAGCAAGCGCCGCGCGCGAGTCGCTCGACGGCTCGTTCCAAGGCGGCAAGTCGATCTCCGTGCGGCCCTTCCAGGCCGAGCCACCGCGCCGCGAGGGCGGCATGGGCGGTGGACCTGGGATGGGTCCAGGCGGAGGCGGCGGCGGTCGCATGGGCGGCGGTGGTCCGGGTGGCGGTGGGTTTGGCGGGGCCGGTGGTCCTGCCGCTGCCGCGCCGGACAGGACGCTCTACGTCGGCAATCTCCCGTACGACGCGAGCATCGAGGAAGTCGAAGGGCTCATCTCCGCGTCTGGCGCGGGGCCCGTCGTGCGCGTGCACTTGCCGATGGACGCCGATGGTCGCAAGCGCGGCTTCGGGTTCGTCACGATGGCGAGCGCGGACGCGGCGCGGCTGGCGATCGATGCGCTGCGCGGCGCTGACGTGCGCGGGCGTCGGCTCGTCGTGAACCTTGCGCACCCGAAGGGCGAGCGCCCGGCGGGGCGCGAGGAGCGTCCGGGCGGTCCTGGCGGATACGCGGGTGGCGGCGGTGGCGGCTACGTGGGCGGCGGTGGTGGTGGCGGCGGTGGTTACGCCCCGGCTCCTCCTCCTCCTCCGCAGCGGAAGACGTTCGACGATCGCCGGCGTCGCGGCGGTGGCGGTCCTCCGAACGACGACGGACCGCCGGGCGGCGGCGGCGGTGGCGGCCGGCGCAACAACAACAAGAACTGGGACGTGCGCGGGCGCGACGACGACTGGGACGAGGAGTGA
- the rpmG gene encoding 50S ribosomal protein L33 codes for MRDTIKLTCGNCSRANYHTTKNKRTMTDKFVIKKFCPTCRKHHEHKEGKISKG; via the coding sequence ATGCGCGACACGATCAAGCTGACGTGCGGCAACTGCAGCCGGGCGAACTACCACACGACGAAGAACAAGCGGACGATGACGGATAAGTTCGTCATCAAGAAGTTCTGCCCCACGTGCCGTAAGCACCACGAGCACAAGGAAGGCAAGATCTCGAAGGGCTAG
- a CDS encoding rod shape-determining protein, with amino-acid sequence MIFDWLYGLFSNDLAIDLGTATTLIYVKGKGIVSCEPSVVAVQRDNRGGKKVLAVGREAKEMLGRTPGNIQAVRPLRDGVIADFEITEAMLRYFIARAHNRRTLVKPRIIICVPFGITEVEKRAVKESAEGAGAREVYLIEEPMAAAIGAGLPITEPSGNMVVDIGGGTTEVAVISLAGIVYSQSVRVGGDKMDESIMAYMKRKYNMAIGEQTAERIKITIGNAYPLEQQLTMEVKGRDMVAGIPKTVVVNSDEIRESLAEPTNAIVDAVLVALERTPPELAADIVDKGIVLTGGGALLKNLDVLLREETGLPVMVCDDPISAVVLGSGKALDHLELLKEVTIS; translated from the coding sequence ATGATCTTCGACTGGCTCTACGGCCTGTTCTCGAACGATCTCGCGATCGATCTCGGCACCGCCACGACGCTCATCTACGTGAAGGGCAAGGGGATCGTCTCCTGCGAGCCCTCCGTGGTGGCCGTGCAGCGCGACAACCGCGGCGGCAAGAAGGTGCTCGCGGTCGGACGTGAGGCGAAGGAGATGCTCGGACGCACCCCGGGCAACATCCAGGCTGTGCGTCCGCTGCGCGACGGCGTCATCGCGGACTTCGAGATCACCGAGGCGATGCTGCGCTACTTCATCGCCCGCGCGCACAACCGCCGCACGCTGGTCAAGCCGCGGATCATCATCTGCGTGCCCTTCGGCATCACCGAGGTCGAGAAGCGCGCGGTGAAAGAGAGCGCCGAGGGCGCAGGCGCGCGCGAGGTCTACCTCATCGAGGAGCCCATGGCCGCGGCCATCGGCGCGGGCCTGCCGATCACCGAGCCTTCCGGCAACATGGTGGTCGACATCGGCGGCGGCACGACGGAGGTCGCCGTCATCTCGCTCGCCGGCATCGTCTACTCGCAGAGCGTGCGCGTCGGTGGCGACAAGATGGACGAGTCCATCATGGCGTACATGAAGCGCAAGTACAACATGGCCATCGGCGAGCAGACCGCGGAGCGCATCAAGATCACCATCGGCAACGCGTACCCGCTCGAGCAGCAGCTCACGATGGAGGTCAAGGGGCGCGACATGGTCGCGGGCATCCCGAAGACCGTGGTCGTCAACTCGGACGAGATCCGCGAGTCGCTCGCCGAGCCCACGAACGCGATCGTCGACGCGGTGCTCGTCGCGCTCGAGCGCACCCCGCCCGAGCTCGCGGCGGACATCGTCGACAAGGGCATCGTGCTGACCGGAGGCGGCGCGCTCCTGAAGAACCTCGACGTGCTGCTGCGCGAGGAGACGGGGCTGCCCGTCATGGTCTGCGACGACCCGATCAGCGCGGTCGTGCTCGGCAGCGGCAAGGCGCTCGATCACCTCGAGCTGCTCAAAGAGGTCACGATCAGCTAG
- the mreC gene encoding rod shape-determining protein MreC yields MNLKRYRDLAIVLLALAVPFLFLRASMRDPRQVTGADRVIVRIATPIQYAAATLARGLSNIWGDYVYLVDVKEDNARLASQNARLRERVRKLESLEEENHRLRRLLDMRASLKTDVVSAQVIGKNTNEFFRVARVSLDREARDIGPNLPVVTPDGVVGTTLKSAGDTVDVRLVVDAGSGVDVVVQRTGARGFARGTGDETKYLLSIEYVQRTDEVEVGDLLVTSGVGRRFPKGIPVGTVTQVVKRDFGIYQQVYATPAVDFSRLEEVLIVTSAPAEETQAARDASGSSAPRR; encoded by the coding sequence ATGAACCTCAAGCGTTATCGCGATCTGGCCATCGTCCTGCTCGCCCTTGCAGTGCCGTTCCTGTTCCTGCGCGCGAGCATGCGCGACCCGCGGCAGGTGACGGGCGCCGACAGGGTGATCGTGCGCATCGCGACGCCCATCCAGTACGCCGCCGCCACGCTCGCGCGCGGCCTGTCGAACATCTGGGGCGACTACGTCTACCTGGTCGACGTGAAGGAAGACAACGCGCGCCTCGCGTCGCAGAACGCGCGCCTCCGCGAGCGCGTGCGCAAGCTCGAGTCGCTCGAGGAAGAGAACCACAGGCTCCGGCGCCTGCTCGACATGCGCGCGAGCCTCAAGACCGACGTCGTCAGCGCGCAGGTCATTGGTAAGAACACCAATGAGTTTTTCCGGGTCGCCCGCGTCAGCCTGGATCGAGAAGCGCGGGACATCGGGCCGAACCTGCCGGTCGTCACACCGGATGGGGTCGTCGGCACCACGCTGAAGAGCGCGGGGGACACGGTCGACGTGAGGCTCGTCGTCGATGCGGGCAGCGGCGTCGACGTCGTCGTGCAGCGGACCGGGGCGCGCGGCTTCGCTCGCGGCACCGGCGACGAGACCAAGTACCTGCTCAGCATCGAGTACGTGCAGCGCACCGACGAGGTCGAAGTGGGCGATCTGCTCGTCACGAGCGGCGTCGGCCGGCGCTTCCCGAAGGGCATCCCGGTCGGCACCGTGACGCAGGTCGTAAAACGGGATTTCGGCATCTATCAGCAGGTCTACGCCACGCCGGCGGTGGATTTCTCGCGTCTCGAGGAGGTGCTCATCGTCACCTCCGCGCCTGCGGAAGAGACCCAGGCCGCGCGCGATGCCTCTGGCTCTTCGGCGCCGCGTAGGTAA
- the mrdA gene encoding penicillin-binding protein 2 has protein sequence MSLVVQRSDVSEFRRRFRWIALGMALLFLGLILRLFQLQLLESDDSKAIARENIVRRVTLATTRGIIRDRNGKVLAESRPSYNLYVVPERIDMQNVWPKLVDYLGVGVDERARLETLLTNIRASDGPRKSQQILLKEDISRDAVATLRTHDAELPAVDVVPVPVRSYPYEEVGAHVLGYMAEVDAEKLSQLRSAGYVEGDRVGAMGIERAWESYLRGTRGWEKVLVDAKGRRRPGGEGIIEDPRRVDPIPGRDLRLTLDAEIQRAIEKAMRGELAGGVALVDVRTGRILGLYSKPSYDPNALSGGSGKQVIRDAFRRLYSDPLKPALDKTIAGAYPPGSTFKPFTALAALEKGLIDPRASTQCRGALTFGKRTFRCTHVHGSTDLHKGIAESCNVYFYRLAAELGVGMDVIAEMGQRFGLGTRTGLGVNAEAQGRMPTRAWMTLRNKGQFRLGFGLNAAIGQGATTVTVLQLALAYAALANGGTLYQPQIVRAVETSAGTVVQEFAPRVRRQIDVSPENLSRVQKALFAGVNSEAGTAYKARVLGVDMAGKTGTAQVSHKLARGAEAERVWYFNREHAWFAGYSPTRSPEVAVVVLVEHGGAGGKHAAPIAFEVVRAYQELMRERSPRAGVTSAGRAPSKGQGSAP, from the coding sequence ATGAGCCTCGTCGTCCAACGCTCCGACGTCAGCGAGTTCCGGCGGCGCTTCCGCTGGATCGCGCTCGGCATGGCGCTGCTCTTCCTCGGGTTGATCCTGCGCCTGTTCCAGCTCCAGCTCCTCGAGTCGGACGACAGCAAGGCGATCGCCCGCGAGAACATCGTCCGCCGCGTCACGCTCGCCACGACGCGCGGGATCATCCGCGACAGGAACGGCAAGGTCCTCGCGGAGAGCCGCCCCTCGTACAACCTCTACGTCGTTCCCGAGCGGATCGACATGCAGAACGTCTGGCCCAAGCTCGTCGATTATCTCGGCGTCGGGGTCGACGAGCGCGCCCGGCTCGAGACGCTGCTCACGAACATCCGGGCGAGCGACGGGCCGCGCAAGAGCCAGCAGATCCTGCTCAAGGAAGACATCTCGCGCGACGCCGTGGCCACGCTGCGCACGCACGACGCGGAGCTGCCTGCGGTCGACGTGGTGCCCGTGCCGGTGCGCTCGTACCCGTACGAGGAGGTCGGCGCGCACGTGCTCGGCTACATGGCCGAGGTCGACGCGGAGAAGCTCTCGCAGCTCCGCAGCGCGGGCTACGTCGAGGGCGACCGCGTGGGCGCGATGGGCATCGAGCGCGCCTGGGAGAGCTATCTGCGCGGCACGCGCGGCTGGGAGAAGGTGCTCGTCGACGCCAAGGGCCGAAGGCGCCCCGGCGGCGAGGGGATCATCGAGGACCCACGGCGCGTCGATCCCATCCCCGGGCGCGATCTGCGCCTGACGCTCGACGCCGAGATCCAGCGCGCGATCGAGAAGGCCATGCGCGGCGAGCTCGCCGGTGGCGTGGCGCTCGTCGACGTGCGCACCGGCCGCATCCTCGGCCTGTACTCGAAGCCGAGCTACGACCCGAACGCGCTCTCGGGTGGCTCGGGCAAGCAGGTCATCCGCGACGCGTTCCGGCGCCTGTACTCCGATCCGCTCAAGCCTGCGCTCGACAAGACGATCGCGGGCGCCTATCCGCCCGGCTCGACGTTCAAGCCCTTCACCGCGCTCGCGGCGCTCGAGAAGGGTCTCATCGATCCGCGCGCCTCGACGCAGTGCCGCGGGGCGCTCACCTTCGGCAAGCGCACGTTCCGCTGCACGCACGTCCACGGCTCGACCGACCTGCACAAGGGCATCGCCGAGTCGTGCAACGTCTACTTCTACCGCCTCGCGGCGGAGCTCGGCGTGGGCATGGACGTCATCGCCGAGATGGGTCAGCGCTTCGGCCTCGGGACGAGGACCGGGCTCGGCGTGAACGCCGAGGCGCAAGGCCGCATGCCGACGCGCGCGTGGATGACCCTGCGCAACAAGGGCCAGTTCCGGCTCGGCTTCGGCCTGAACGCGGCGATCGGCCAGGGCGCGACGACGGTGACCGTGCTGCAGCTCGCGCTCGCCTACGCGGCGCTCGCGAACGGAGGCACGCTCTACCAGCCTCAGATCGTGCGCGCGGTCGAGACCTCGGCGGGCACCGTGGTGCAGGAGTTCGCGCCGCGCGTGCGCCGGCAGATCGACGTGAGCCCCGAGAACCTCTCGCGCGTGCAGAAGGCGCTGTTCGCGGGCGTCAACTCGGAGGCCGGCACCGCGTACAAGGCGAGGGTCCTCGGCGTCGACATGGCTGGCAAGACGGGAACCGCGCAGGTGTCGCACAAGCTCGCGCGCGGCGCCGAGGCCGAGCGCGTCTGGTACTTCAACCGCGAGCACGCGTGGTTCGCGGGCTACTCGCCCACGCGCTCGCCCGAGGTGGCGGTCGTGGTGCTCGTCGAGCACGGCGGCGCGGGTGGTAAGCATGCCGCGCCCATCGCCTTCGAGGTGGTACGCGCCTATCAGGAGCTGATGCGCGAGCGCAGCCCGCGGGCCGGCGTGACCTCCGCTGGCCGCGCGCCGTCGAAGGGGCAGGGGAGCGCACCATGA
- the rodA gene encoding rod shape-determining protein RodA, whose product MIRGDVSGRARDHFDWPLFIAAALIAVLGVVNLYSATSVYSGSRSELYISQVYWLVLGGILGGVLVAIDYRHLERLGYVLYAFGVFSLGLVFVLARDVRGSSRWIEFGSFRFQPSEFMKIFLVIALAKFLHDDPRSEGRTLKDLLVPAVLTGVPALLILKQPDLGTATILTLVFLTIAAVTRVRWKSVAVFVATVAGAAPIIWSYVLLDYQRDRITVFLRPEDDILHRGWHAHHSRVAIGNGGLFGNGFMKGTQNQFNFLPDQFSDFPFPVYAEEWGFVGTVLLILLYAFLSLWAIRIASLAKDRFGAVLGVGCGAILFWHALINIGMTSGVLPVVGVTLPLFSYGGSSVTTVMMAIALLMNVSMRRYSAVPAPDRL is encoded by the coding sequence ATGATTCGCGGAGACGTCTCGGGCCGCGCGAGAGATCATTTCGACTGGCCGCTCTTCATCGCGGCCGCGCTCATCGCCGTGCTCGGCGTGGTCAACCTCTACAGCGCGACGAGCGTCTACTCCGGCTCGCGCTCCGAGCTGTACATCAGCCAGGTCTACTGGCTCGTGCTCGGCGGCATCCTCGGCGGCGTCCTCGTCGCCATCGACTACCGTCACCTCGAGCGGCTCGGCTACGTCCTCTACGCCTTCGGCGTCTTCTCGCTGGGCCTCGTCTTCGTGCTCGCGCGCGACGTGCGCGGCTCCTCGCGCTGGATCGAGTTCGGAAGCTTCCGCTTTCAGCCGAGCGAGTTCATGAAGATCTTCCTGGTCATCGCGCTGGCGAAGTTCCTGCACGACGACCCGCGCAGCGAGGGCCGCACGCTGAAGGATCTGCTCGTCCCGGCGGTGCTCACGGGCGTGCCCGCGTTGCTCATCCTGAAGCAGCCCGATCTCGGCACGGCCACCATCCTCACGCTCGTCTTCCTCACCATCGCGGCGGTCACGCGCGTGCGCTGGAAGAGCGTGGCCGTGTTCGTCGCGACCGTGGCCGGCGCGGCTCCCATCATCTGGTCGTACGTGCTGCTCGACTACCAGCGCGACCGCATCACGGTCTTCCTGCGCCCCGAGGACGACATCCTGCACCGCGGCTGGCACGCGCATCACTCGCGCGTGGCCATCGGCAACGGCGGCCTCTTCGGCAACGGGTTCATGAAGGGGACGCAGAACCAGTTCAACTTCCTCCCCGACCAGTTCTCCGACTTCCCCTTCCCCGTGTACGCGGAGGAGTGGGGGTTTGTCGGGACCGTGCTCCTGATCCTGCTCTACGCCTTCCTGAGCCTGTGGGCGATCCGCATCGCGTCGCTCGCGAAGGATCGCTTCGGCGCGGTGCTCGGCGTCGGGTGCGGGGCGATCCTGTTCTGGCACGCGCTCATCAACATCGGCATGACGAGCGGCGTGCTTCCCGTCGTCGGCGTGACCCTGCCGCTCTTCTCGTACGGCGGCTCGAGTGTGACCACCGTGATGATGGCCATCGCGCTCTTGATGAACGTGTCGATGCGCCGCTACTCGGCCGTCCCTGCGCCGGACCGGCTGTAG
- a CDS encoding gliding motility protein, protein MASVNPLSRELVFKIVYYGPGLGGKTTTLEHIHTTAKPEHRGKLVSLATPVDRTLYFDFLPVRLPPIRGMNVRLQLFTVPGQVYFNATRKLVLTGSDGIVFVSDSQIARADANLESLDNLRDNLVEQGRNIADVPLVFQHNKRDLPDVLPIEELDRMLNRWGAASLPASAKTGLGVYEALEKITQAVLAAFESQMPESVRVAAAAANFEPTEEGLAAALRDASRSDRPPPSAAMINRVAPSRAWGSIPPDTSIEEPEELRSAAIRPQPLPPVTSFPESEDEPAAPSARLAIAAPAEAPILRKGERESVRPPPLEAPIPRRPESVRPPAPEMRTEPSRTRQSAIPPPPRPIAAAHPPAPANASLQAPSPAATSAAAAPTAGMARGAGLSFADLWPDQDRALVREVEAAIAGARFADAIELSDGVLARILAGAASLFGSTEAPRDPAVVPLLLGLDGRRYLAFRATVREARSGGRMSARDALSAFAFVIEARLARTSIR, encoded by the coding sequence ATGGCGTCGGTGAACCCGCTCTCGCGGGAGCTCGTCTTCAAGATCGTCTATTACGGGCCCGGGCTCGGCGGAAAGACGACCACGCTCGAGCACATCCACACGACCGCCAAGCCCGAGCACCGCGGCAAGCTCGTCTCGCTCGCGACGCCCGTCGACCGCACGCTCTACTTCGACTTCCTGCCCGTCAGGCTGCCGCCCATCCGCGGCATGAACGTGCGCCTGCAGCTCTTCACCGTGCCCGGGCAGGTCTACTTCAACGCGACGCGAAAGCTCGTCCTCACGGGCTCCGACGGCATCGTGTTCGTGAGCGACTCGCAGATCGCGCGCGCCGACGCCAACCTCGAGAGCCTCGACAACCTGCGCGACAACCTCGTCGAGCAGGGCCGCAACATCGCGGACGTGCCCCTCGTCTTCCAGCACAACAAGCGCGACCTGCCCGACGTGCTGCCCATCGAAGAGCTCGACCGGATGCTCAACCGCTGGGGCGCCGCGAGCCTGCCCGCGAGCGCGAAGACCGGGCTCGGCGTCTACGAGGCGCTCGAGAAGATCACGCAGGCCGTGCTCGCCGCGTTCGAGTCGCAGATGCCCGAGTCGGTGCGCGTCGCAGCCGCAGCGGCGAATTTCGAGCCCACCGAAGAGGGCCTCGCCGCAGCGCTGCGCGACGCCTCCCGCAGCGATCGACCGCCGCCGAGCGCCGCGATGATCAACCGCGTCGCGCCGAGCCGCGCCTGGGGCTCGATCCCCCCCGACACGTCGATCGAAGAGCCCGAAGAGCTGCGCTCCGCCGCCATCCGGCCGCAGCCGCTCCCCCCGGTGACGAGCTTCCCCGAGAGCGAGGACGAGCCGGCGGCGCCGAGCGCGCGGCTCGCGATCGCAGCACCCGCAGAGGCGCCGATCCTCCGCAAAGGAGAGCGCGAGTCGGTCCGCCCGCCTCCGCTCGAAGCGCCGATCCCGCGCCGCCCCGAGTCGGTGCGGCCACCGGCGCCCGAGATGCGCACCGAGCCTTCACGCACGCGCCAGTCGGCCATCCCGCCGCCCCCGCGCCCCATCGCCGCCGCGCACCCGCCGGCGCCCGCCAACGCGAGCCTGCAGGCGCCCTCGCCCGCAGCGACGAGCGCCGCGGCTGCGCCGACCGCAGGCATGGCCAGAGGTGCGGGGCTGTCGTTCGCGGATCTGTGGCCCGATCAAGATCGCGCGCTCGTGCGCGAGGTCGAGGCGGCGATTGCAGGCGCGCGATTCGCCGATGCCATCGAGCTGAGCGACGGGGTGCTCGCGCGCATCCTCGCCGGCGCTGCGAGCCTGTTCGGCTCGACCGAAGCGCCGCGCGATCCGGCCGTGGTGCCGCTCTTGCTCGGCCTCGACGGCCGCCGCTACCTCGCGTTCCGCGCCACCGTGCGCGAGGCCCGCTCTGGCGGACGCATGAGCGCACGCGACGCCCTCTCGGCCTTCGCCTTCGTGATCGAAGCGAGGCTCGCGAGGACCTCGATCAGGTAG
- a CDS encoding PA14 domain-containing protein, whose protein sequence is MSHLLRIALFASAAIALGGCTIYVNKDAQDGRATNTASRPSKGKTTTAQAKPKPTTTTPTTKPTTPEPPRITGRNAFGNGSVGAFRGTAYVVPSDTSKVPDFSKLTPFATLFTDSFITQPQEFSGGFPGALLQDEWFAIKFEGNFEVAKDSNYTFRLVSDDGAVLYIDNEKVVDNDGVHTAKDATGSKTLKTGKHQLRLEYFQAKRGQVALALAMNAQGEAPKPLIGIR, encoded by the coding sequence ATGTCGCACTTGCTCCGCATCGCCCTCTTCGCCTCCGCGGCGATCGCCCTCGGTGGTTGCACGATCTACGTCAACAAGGACGCCCAGGATGGGCGCGCCACCAACACCGCGTCGCGCCCCTCGAAGGGCAAGACGACGACCGCGCAGGCCAAGCCCAAGCCCACCACGACGACCCCCACCACCAAGCCCACCACCCCCGAGCCCCCGCGCATCACCGGGCGCAACGCGTTCGGCAACGGCTCGGTCGGGGCTTTCCGCGGCACCGCGTACGTCGTCCCCAGCGACACCTCGAAGGTGCCCGACTTCTCCAAGCTCACGCCCTTCGCCACGCTCTTCACCGACAGCTTCATCACGCAGCCGCAGGAGTTCTCCGGCGGCTTCCCGGGCGCGCTCCTGCAGGACGAGTGGTTCGCGATCAAGTTCGAGGGCAACTTCGAGGTCGCCAAGGACTCGAACTACACGTTCCGGCTCGTCTCCGATGACGGCGCGGTCCTCTACATCGACAACGAGAAGGTCGTCGACAACGACGGCGTCCACACCGCCAAGGACGCCACCGGCAGCAAGACCCTCAAGACCGGCAAGCACCAGCTCCGCCTCGAGTACTTCCAGGCCAAGAGGGGCCAGGTCGCGCTCGCGCTCGCGATGAACGCCCAGGGCGAGGCGCCCAAGCCCCTCATCGGCATCCGCTGA